Proteins encoded by one window of Streptomyces clavuligerus:
- the rsmI gene encoding 16S rRNA (cytidine(1402)-2'-O)-methyltransferase, whose product MPARGAGLLVLAGTPIGDPADAPPRLAVELAHADVVAAEDTRRLRRLTQTLGVRPSGRVVSYHEVNESARTPQLVEALTAGDRVLLVTDAGMPSVSDPGYRLVAAAVERGIRVTAVPGPSAVLTALALSGLPVDRFCFEGFPPRKQGELLARLRENAAERRTLVYFESRHRLAATLAAMAEVFGAGRRAAVCRELTKTYEEVKRGGLGELAAWAADGEVRGEITIVVEGAPAPRPEDLGPEELAALVRTREEAGERRKEAIAAVAAETGVPKRVVFDAVVAAKKAAGPA is encoded by the coding sequence ATCCCGGCGCGCGGCGCCGGACTGCTGGTCCTCGCCGGAACCCCGATCGGCGACCCCGCCGACGCCCCGCCCCGGCTCGCCGTCGAACTGGCCCACGCGGACGTGGTCGCCGCCGAGGACACCCGCAGGCTGCGCCGGCTGACCCAGACGCTCGGCGTCCGCCCGTCGGGGCGCGTGGTCTCGTACCACGAGGTCAACGAGTCGGCCCGGACCCCGCAGCTCGTCGAGGCGCTGACGGCGGGGGACCGGGTGCTGCTGGTCACTGACGCCGGGATGCCCTCCGTCTCCGACCCCGGCTACCGGCTGGTGGCGGCGGCCGTGGAGCGCGGCATCCGGGTCACGGCCGTCCCCGGCCCCTCCGCCGTGCTCACGGCGCTCGCCCTCTCCGGGCTCCCCGTCGACCGCTTCTGCTTCGAGGGCTTCCCGCCGCGCAAGCAGGGCGAGCTGCTGGCCCGGCTGCGGGAGAACGCCGCCGAGCGCCGCACCCTCGTCTACTTCGAGTCCCGGCACCGGCTGGCGGCCACACTCGCGGCGATGGCCGAGGTCTTCGGCGCCGGGCGCCGGGCCGCCGTCTGCCGGGAGCTGACCAAGACCTACGAGGAGGTCAAGCGGGGCGGCCTCGGCGAGCTGGCGGCCTGGGCGGCGGACGGCGAGGTGCGCGGCGAGATCACGATCGTGGTCGAGGGCGCGCCCGCGCCCCGGCCCGAGGACCTCGGCCCGGAAGAGCTGGCCGCCCTGGTCCGGACGCGCGAGGAGGCGGGCGAGCGCCGCAAGGAGGCCATCGCCGCCGTGGCCGCCGAGACGGGGGTGCCCAAGCGGGTGGTGTTCGACGCCGTCGTGGCGGCGAAGAAGGCGGCGGGCCCCGCCTGA
- a CDS encoding TatD family hydrolase, producing the protein MTSKSTPPPLPEPLRVAVADSHTHLDMQEGTVEEALARAAAVGVTTVVQVGCDLKGSHWAARTAAEHEGVHAAVALHPNEAPRIVLGDPDGWSRRGERPSGGPGALDEALAEIDALAALPQVRAVGETGLDHFRTGPEGIAAQEHSFRAHIEIAKRRGKALVIHDRDAHADVLRILAEEGAPERTVFHCFSGDAEMAAVCAGAGYYMSFAGNVTFKNAQPLRDALAVAPKELVLVETDAPFLTPAPYRGRPNAPYLIPVTLRAMAAVKGLDEDTLAAAVAANTAEAFDY; encoded by the coding sequence ATGACCTCGAAGTCCACCCCGCCGCCGCTGCCCGAACCGCTCCGTGTCGCCGTCGCCGACTCCCACACCCACCTGGACATGCAGGAGGGCACCGTGGAGGAGGCGCTCGCCCGGGCGGCGGCTGTGGGGGTGACCACCGTGGTGCAGGTGGGCTGCGACCTCAAGGGCTCCCACTGGGCCGCGCGGACGGCCGCCGAGCACGAGGGCGTGCACGCGGCGGTGGCGCTGCACCCGAACGAGGCGCCCCGGATCGTGCTGGGCGACCCGGACGGCTGGTCGCGCCGGGGCGAGCGGCCGTCCGGGGGCCCCGGCGCGCTGGACGAGGCGCTGGCGGAGATCGACGCGCTGGCGGCCCTGCCGCAGGTCCGCGCGGTCGGCGAGACGGGCCTGGACCACTTCCGCACCGGTCCCGAGGGCATCGCCGCGCAGGAACACTCGTTCCGCGCGCATATCGAGATCGCGAAACGCCGGGGCAAGGCACTCGTCATCCACGACCGGGACGCCCACGCGGACGTCCTGCGCATTCTCGCGGAGGAAGGCGCGCCGGAGCGCACGGTCTTCCACTGTTTTTCCGGCGACGCGGAAATGGCGGCGGTGTGCGCGGGCGCGGGGTACTACATGTCGTTCGCCGGGAATGTGACCTTCAAGAATGCCCAGCCGTTGCGGGACGCTCTCGCCGTCGCCCCGAAGGAACTCGTTCTGGTGGAAACGGACGCCCCTTTTCTCACCCCGGCTCCGTACCGGGGGCGGCCCAACGCGCCCTATCTGATTCCGGTGACCCTGCGGGCGATGGCGGCGGTGAAGGGGCTCGACGAGGACACCCTCGCGGCGGCGGTCGCGGCCAATACGGCCGAGGCGTTCGACTACTGA
- a CDS encoding ubiquitin-like domain-containing protein encodes MSDLSQVGSGGQGGYGAGEHLLDRDHPGRSDGQGRPLRGHPFVRAFPVGDPRPGGVPVPPQQTAPPAYTPGHGYGHPQAYGYGRPQGYGHGHPQAYGWGYGPTVPQPAYTPQEPYTPQPAYTPQPSYAPQTPYAPQSPYHPPQAPPPAPVPHPPPRDRHEPDELSEATGAGAADELILGTFRPLREPDPPPRRRQPAHRAPSGRRRAPSTTRAPDAGLRRLVPQALVIAVLAGGTAAFVAGDKAVRLTVDGRTRTLHTFADDVGELLADAGVGTGAHDRVSPATTAELTSGDAVEVRYGRPLSLTLDGRRRTLWTTARTVGDALRLLAVPTAGARLSAPGSRPIPRSGLALDVRTERTVTFRADGRTHSVRTHALTVGQALSEAGILLRDEDTTSVPLDAFPRDGQNVSVLRISGAREVREESIPYEVVRVADPGLAAGTETVAQQGVPGVRRVTYELRTVDGVRREPRRIADVVVRPPVTHRVHVGTRNAPVRARTAGTGSGGSGGSDGLDWQALAHCESGGRAGAVDSSGTHGGLYQFDQGTWHSTGGSGRPQDASAAEQTYRAKRLYARRGAAPWPHCGRRLFR; translated from the coding sequence GTGAGCGATCTGAGCCAGGTGGGCAGCGGTGGGCAGGGCGGGTACGGCGCCGGGGAGCACCTGCTCGACCGGGACCACCCCGGTCGCTCCGACGGTCAGGGCCGTCCGCTCCGGGGACACCCCTTCGTCCGGGCCTTCCCGGTCGGCGACCCGCGCCCCGGGGGCGTGCCCGTGCCGCCGCAGCAGACCGCTCCGCCCGCGTACACCCCCGGCCACGGCTACGGGCATCCGCAGGCGTACGGGTACGGGCGCCCCCAGGGCTACGGCCACGGCCACCCGCAGGCGTACGGCTGGGGGTACGGCCCCACCGTTCCGCAGCCCGCGTACACGCCGCAGGAGCCGTACACCCCACAGCCCGCGTACACCCCGCAGCCCTCGTACGCGCCGCAAACCCCGTACGCGCCGCAGTCGCCGTACCACCCGCCCCAGGCACCTCCGCCCGCGCCGGTGCCCCACCCGCCCCCGCGTGACCGCCACGAGCCGGACGAGCTGAGCGAGGCGACCGGTGCGGGCGCGGCGGACGAACTGATCCTCGGCACCTTCCGTCCGCTGCGGGAGCCCGACCCGCCGCCCCGCCGACGGCAGCCCGCCCACCGGGCGCCCTCGGGCCGCCGCCGCGCCCCGTCCACCACCAGGGCGCCCGACGCCGGGCTGCGCAGGCTCGTCCCGCAGGCCCTGGTGATCGCCGTCCTCGCCGGGGGCACCGCCGCCTTCGTCGCGGGCGACAAGGCCGTCCGGCTCACCGTCGACGGCCGTACCCGCACCCTGCACACGTTCGCCGACGACGTGGGGGAGCTGCTGGCCGACGCGGGCGTCGGCACCGGGGCGCACGATCGGGTGTCCCCCGCCACCACCGCCGAGCTGACCAGCGGAGACGCCGTCGAGGTGCGCTATGGTCGGCCCCTCTCGCTCACCCTGGACGGCCGCCGCCGCACCCTGTGGACGACCGCCCGCACCGTCGGGGACGCCCTGCGTCTGCTCGCCGTCCCCACGGCGGGCGCCCGGCTCTCCGCCCCCGGCTCCCGGCCCATCCCCCGCTCCGGCCTCGCGCTGGACGTCCGCACCGAACGGACCGTGACCTTCCGCGCCGACGGCCGCACCCACAGCGTCCGCACCCACGCCCTCACCGTCGGCCAGGCGCTCAGCGAGGCGGGCATCCTCCTGCGCGACGAGGACACCACGTCCGTCCCCCTGGACGCCTTCCCGCGCGACGGGCAGAACGTGAGCGTGCTGCGGATCAGCGGAGCCCGCGAGGTCCGTGAGGAGTCCATCCCCTACGAGGTGGTCAGGGTCGCCGACCCCGGGCTGGCGGCGGGGACGGAGACCGTCGCCCAGCAGGGCGTCCCCGGGGTCCGCCGGGTCACCTACGAGCTGCGCACCGTCGACGGCGTCCGCCGCGAGCCCCGCAGGATCGCGGACGTGGTGGTCCGGCCGCCGGTCACCCACCGGGTCCACGTCGGCACCCGGAACGCGCCCGTGCGGGCGCGGACGGCGGGCACCGGCTCCGGGGGTTCCGGCGGCTCGGACGGGCTCGACTGGCAGGCGCTCGCCCACTGCGAGTCCGGCGGCCGGGCGGGCGCGGTGGACTCCTCCGGCACCCACGGCGGGCTCTACCAGTTCGACCAGGGCACCTGGCACTCGACGGGCGGCAGCGGACGGCCCCAGGACGCCTCCGCCGCCGAGCAGACCTACCGCGCGAAGAGGCTCTACGCGCGGCGGGGCGCCGCGCCCTGGCCGCACTGCGGGCGTCGGCTCTTCCGCTGA
- the rsmA gene encoding 16S rRNA (adenine(1518)-N(6)/adenine(1519)-N(6))-dimethyltransferase RsmA, with translation MLGPADIRELAAALGVRPTKQRGQNFVIDANTVRRIVRTAEVRADDVVVEVGPGLGSLTLALLEAADSVVAVEIDDVLAGALPATILARMPERAPRFSLVHSDAMLVRELPGPPPTALVANLPYNVAVPVLLHMLDRFPTIERTLVMVQAEVADRLAAAPGNKVYGVPSVKANWYADVKRAGAIGRNVFWPAPNVDSGLVSLVRRDPPRTTATKAQVFAVVDAAFAQRRKTLRAALAGWAGSPAAAEAALVAAGISPQARGESLTVEEFARIAEAKA, from the coding sequence CTGCTCGGCCCCGCCGACATCCGCGAACTGGCGGCGGCGCTGGGTGTGCGCCCCACCAAGCAGCGCGGGCAGAACTTCGTCATCGACGCGAACACCGTCCGCCGGATCGTGCGGACCGCCGAGGTCCGCGCGGACGATGTCGTCGTCGAGGTCGGCCCCGGGCTCGGCTCGCTGACCCTCGCCCTGCTCGAAGCCGCCGACAGCGTCGTCGCCGTCGAGATCGACGACGTGCTCGCGGGCGCGCTGCCTGCCACGATCCTCGCCCGGATGCCGGAGCGCGCGCCCCGCTTCTCGCTCGTCCACTCCGACGCGATGCTCGTACGGGAGCTGCCGGGACCGCCGCCGACCGCGCTCGTCGCGAACCTCCCGTACAACGTCGCCGTGCCCGTGCTGCTCCATATGCTCGACCGCTTCCCGACCATCGAACGCACCCTCGTGATGGTGCAGGCCGAGGTCGCGGACCGGCTGGCCGCCGCGCCCGGCAACAAGGTGTACGGGGTGCCCTCGGTCAAGGCGAACTGGTACGCCGACGTCAAGCGCGCCGGCGCGATCGGGCGCAATGTCTTCTGGCCCGCGCCGAACGTGGACTCCGGCCTGGTGTCGCTGGTCCGGCGGGACCCGCCGCGCACCACCGCCACCAAGGCGCAGGTCTTCGCGGTGGTCGACGCGGCCTTCGCCCAGCGGCGCAAGACGCTGCGGGCGGCGCTCGCGGGCTGGGCGGGATCGCCCGCCGCGGCGGAGGCGGCCCTCGTGGCCGCCGGGATCTCCCCGCAGGCGCGGGGCGAGTCCCTGACGGTGGAGGAGTTCGCACGAATCGCGGAGGCGAAGGCGTGA
- a CDS encoding 4-(cytidine 5'-diphospho)-2-C-methyl-D-erythritol kinase, whose amino-acid sequence MSVTENGVTESGVREGGAAEAAGGGGADTVTVRVPAKVNIQLGVGGARPDGYHDLANVFLAVSLYDRVTARPADTLTITCEGPGAAQVPLDGTNLAARAAKLLAERHGIAPDVHLHIAKEIPVAGGMAGGSADGAAALLACDTLWGLGSSRAELLELCARLGSDVPFSLVGGAALGVGRGERLTPLEVGGEFHWVFAVADGGLSTPAVYGEFDRLNEGVRVPAPKASEPLLAALRTGDAPALGAALSNDLQPAALSLRPSLATTLTTGRAAGALAALVSGSGPTTAFLASDAVSAVAIARALLASGTCVATHTATSPAAGATVL is encoded by the coding sequence GTGAGCGTGACGGAGAACGGCGTGACGGAGAGCGGCGTACGGGAGGGCGGTGCGGCGGAGGCCGCCGGGGGCGGGGGCGCCGACACGGTCACGGTCCGTGTCCCGGCCAAGGTCAATATCCAGCTCGGGGTGGGCGGCGCCCGCCCGGACGGCTACCACGATCTCGCCAATGTCTTCCTCGCGGTGTCGCTGTACGACCGGGTCACCGCCCGCCCGGCGGACACGCTGACGATCACCTGCGAGGGCCCCGGCGCGGCGCAGGTCCCCCTCGACGGCACCAACCTCGCCGCCCGCGCCGCGAAGCTCCTCGCCGAGCGGCACGGGATCGCCCCGGATGTGCACCTCCACATCGCCAAGGAGATCCCCGTCGCCGGGGGCATGGCGGGCGGCAGCGCGGACGGCGCGGCGGCGCTGCTCGCGTGCGACACGCTGTGGGGCCTCGGCTCCTCGCGGGCCGAGCTGCTGGAGCTGTGCGCGCGGCTCGGCAGCGATGTGCCGTTCAGCCTGGTGGGCGGGGCGGCGCTGGGCGTCGGCCGGGGCGAGCGGCTGACGCCGCTGGAGGTCGGCGGGGAGTTCCACTGGGTGTTCGCCGTCGCGGACGGGGGTCTGTCGACGCCCGCGGTGTACGGGGAGTTCGACCGCCTCAACGAGGGCGTGCGCGTCCCCGCGCCGAAGGCGTCGGAGCCGCTGCTGGCGGCCCTGCGCACGGGCGACGCCCCCGCTCTGGGCGCGGCCCTGTCGAACGACCTCCAGCCCGCGGCCCTCTCCCTCCGCCCCTCCCTCGCGACCACCCTCACCACGGGCCGCGCGGCGGGCGCCCTCGCCGCCCTGGTCTCGGGCTCGGGCCCCACGACGGCCTTCCTGGCGTCTGACGCCGTCTCCGCGGTGGCCATCGCTCGGGCCCTCCTGGCCTCGGGTACATGCGTGGCGACCCACACGGCGACGTCGCCTGCGGCGGGCGCGACGGTCCTTTAG
- a CDS encoding helix-turn-helix domain-containing protein — protein MPQWNEYSDGERIKILRGKEIRQSDLAEMTGLSLPTIQQAEQGRRLTLRTLMKIAVALGVDTSVVLGQQAPRRSMDRADRTTLRDLSQTVHDTAAGILPDAIDDVPSVAELHETAAACWDVYWQGAYMEAAALARPLLVQAAARLREQSAAGRGEMHGILADAFRLAAYVANLTSSRDLAYAAIGHAQHAASLAADDLRQALVLSGRAWVYLRDARLSDALTFAERAATDIEPKFSTATVGELVAYGSHINFAAVVASRLNNRDRAEDYLSQSHAAGARMGREHRAHGTVFGPVSATTQAVGINVALGETGKALALISEIKPTHEGALSTAARNRYAMDKALAQADARMWDASLETLETALLADPKWARHQALPSVIVQRVTRGSTARLRRVSKLVGTAPPPVSGFLPATARTAL, from the coding sequence ATGCCGCAATGGAACGAGTACAGCGACGGCGAGCGCATCAAGATCCTCCGAGGCAAAGAGATCCGGCAGTCCGATCTCGCCGAAATGACCGGCCTCTCACTGCCGACCATCCAACAGGCTGAACAGGGACGTCGGCTGACTCTCCGCACACTCATGAAAATCGCGGTCGCCCTGGGGGTCGACACCTCCGTCGTCCTCGGCCAGCAGGCACCGCGCCGCAGCATGGACCGCGCCGACCGGACCACGCTCCGGGACCTGTCCCAGACCGTCCACGACACGGCCGCCGGAATCCTCCCCGACGCCATCGACGACGTCCCCTCCGTCGCGGAACTGCACGAGACCGCCGCGGCATGCTGGGACGTCTACTGGCAAGGCGCCTACATGGAGGCGGCGGCCCTCGCGCGCCCGCTCTTGGTGCAGGCCGCAGCCCGGCTTCGCGAGCAGTCGGCGGCCGGCCGGGGCGAGATGCACGGAATCCTCGCCGACGCCTTCCGGCTCGCCGCGTACGTGGCGAACCTGACCAGCAGCCGGGATCTCGCCTACGCGGCGATCGGGCACGCCCAGCACGCCGCCTCCCTGGCGGCCGACGACCTCCGTCAAGCCCTTGTCCTGTCCGGGCGCGCCTGGGTGTACCTACGGGACGCGCGGCTCTCCGACGCCCTCACCTTCGCCGAGCGCGCGGCGACGGACATCGAGCCGAAGTTCTCCACCGCGACCGTGGGGGAGTTGGTGGCCTACGGATCGCACATCAACTTCGCCGCCGTCGTCGCCTCCCGGCTGAACAACCGGGACCGGGCGGAGGACTATCTCTCCCAGTCGCACGCGGCCGGGGCCCGGATGGGCCGGGAGCACAGGGCCCACGGCACCGTGTTCGGACCGGTGTCGGCGACCACCCAGGCGGTCGGGATCAACGTGGCGCTGGGAGAGACGGGGAAGGCGCTCGCGCTGATCAGCGAGATCAAGCCCACGCACGAGGGGGCCCTTTCGACGGCCGCGCGGAACCGCTACGCGATGGACAAGGCGCTCGCCCAGGCCGACGCGCGGATGTGGGACGCGTCGCTGGAGACGCTGGAGACCGCGTTGCTCGCCGATCCGAAGTGGGCTCGGCACCAGGCGTTGCCGTCGGTGATCGTGCAACGGGTGACGCGGGGCTCCACGGCCCGCCTGAGGCGCGTGTCCAAACTGGTCGGCACGGCACCTCCGCCCGTGAGCGGCTTCCTTCCCGCCACCGCCCGTACCGCCCTCTGA